A single window of Magnetococcus marinus MC-1 DNA harbors:
- a CDS encoding ribonuclease J, translated as MTSSTEGSVRILPLGGLGEIGMNLMVYECQGKLLVFDTGLTFPSPDTPGVDVIIPDIRWLEERKQDVVGIILTHGHEDHIGALPYVWPRLESPIFGTAFTLGLVKMKFKEHDLSTATIREVRHREAFQVGPFNLIFIHVTHSIVDASAVAIRTPIGTLLHSGDFKFDHTPVNGLTSDLFSLAKLGEEGVLALLSDSTNVDRSGSSRSESSVRPALDEQMARAQGLVVCATFSSNIHRIQQIVDSAIAHGRKVVLNGRSMEANVGVARELGFIRLDGDDLVTVKSIKNHERHRLCIISTGSQGEPNSSLMRIAHQEHRDIILGAGDMVILSSKFIPGNERAIWSLINLLYERGVEVVHEKDNPHIHVSGHAPADDLKTMLALTKPRFFIPMHGEPRHLHLHRKLALAMGVAEERSLVMENGDLVELTPNHISIIDRVEHGRVFVDGKGVGDICDIVMRDRRHLSEDGMVVVVMVVAKDGGQLLEGPEILTRGVIHEDENPQMLEEMRETVAQALAIGAKGMDFNEDEQVGASDIAVRALRRFFKKRLGRRPVVLPMVMEM; from the coding sequence ATGACAAGCAGCACTGAAGGATCTGTACGCATTTTACCCTTAGGTGGGCTGGGTGAGATCGGCATGAACCTGATGGTCTATGAGTGCCAGGGAAAATTGCTGGTTTTTGATACCGGTTTAACCTTTCCCTCACCAGACACCCCCGGTGTGGATGTGATTATTCCCGATATTCGCTGGTTGGAAGAGCGTAAACAGGATGTGGTGGGCATTATCCTTACCCATGGGCACGAAGATCATATTGGTGCCCTGCCCTATGTGTGGCCCCGTCTAGAGTCCCCCATCTTTGGCACAGCCTTTACCCTGGGGCTGGTCAAGATGAAATTTAAGGAGCATGACCTCTCCACCGCCACCATTCGCGAGGTACGCCATCGCGAGGCCTTTCAAGTAGGTCCTTTTAACCTAATCTTTATTCATGTTACCCACTCCATTGTGGACGCCTCGGCGGTGGCCATTCGCACCCCCATTGGTACCCTTTTGCATAGTGGTGATTTTAAGTTTGATCACACGCCGGTCAACGGTTTGACCAGCGATCTGTTCAGCCTTGCCAAGTTGGGGGAAGAGGGGGTTTTGGCCCTGCTCTCCGACTCCACCAACGTGGACCGCAGCGGCTCGTCTCGGTCCGAGAGCAGTGTGCGCCCCGCCCTGGATGAACAGATGGCCCGCGCCCAAGGTTTGGTGGTGTGTGCAACGTTTAGCTCTAACATCCATCGTATCCAACAAATTGTTGACTCGGCCATTGCCCATGGTCGCAAGGTGGTGCTCAATGGCCGCTCCATGGAGGCCAATGTTGGGGTGGCCCGTGAGCTGGGTTTTATCCGGCTGGATGGGGATGATCTGGTCACGGTCAAAAGCATTAAGAACCATGAACGCCATCGGCTTTGCATCATCAGCACGGGCAGCCAAGGGGAGCCCAACTCCTCCTTGATGCGCATTGCCCACCAAGAGCATCGGGATATTATCTTGGGGGCTGGGGATATGGTCATTCTCTCTTCCAAGTTTATTCCGGGCAATGAGCGGGCGATTTGGAGCTTGATTAACCTGCTCTATGAGCGGGGTGTTGAGGTTGTGCATGAAAAGGACAACCCCCACATTCACGTCTCTGGTCATGCCCCAGCGGATGATTTAAAAACCATGCTGGCGCTGACCAAACCACGTTTTTTTATTCCAATGCATGGCGAACCCCGCCATCTACACCTGCATCGCAAACTGGCCTTGGCAATGGGTGTAGCTGAGGAGCGCTCTTTGGTCATGGAAAACGGTGATCTGGTGGAGCTAACCCCCAACCATATCAGCATTATCGACCGGGTTGAGCATGGCCGGGTGTTTGTGGATGGTAAAGGGGTTGGCGATATTTGTGATATTGTGATGCGGGATCGGCGCCATCTTTCCGAGGATGGCATGGTGGTGGTGGTGATGGTGGTGGCTAAAGATGGCGGGCAACTGCTGGAGGGGCCAGAAATCCTCACCCGTGGGGTGATCCATGAAGATGAAAATCCCCAGATGTTGGAAGAAATGCGCGAAACGGTTGCACAGGCCCTTGCTATTGGGGCCAAAGGCATGGATTTTAATGAGGATGAACAGGTAGGCGCTAGTGATATCGCAGTACGTGCGTTACGGCGCTTTTTCAAAAAACGGCTAGGACGCCGACCGGTGGTTCTCCCTATGGTGATGGAGATGTAG